In the Anoplopoma fimbria isolate UVic2021 breed Golden Eagle Sablefish unplaced genomic scaffold, Afim_UVic_2022 Un_contig_10113_pilon_pilon, whole genome shotgun sequence genome, GCAATAAATTTATAGAAATtaattgtgaaatattttgatcATCGATCATTATTGTTTTAGACAAAAAGCCCAAAACATTCATTGTTTCAGATTCTCTCCAATGTCAAATTTTGCTCTCTTTCCCAGTTTTACATCACTGTGAAATATTATCTGTcagtgagacaaaaacaaaacatttgaagacgtcacctcAGAGCCTTTAGatcctgacattttatagaataaGCGATTAATTGACCAAAAGATCAGCAGAGTAATTGAAGAAAACAATGGTGCAGCAataattttaatgttaaatttactatattttcataattcatagacttttagaaaaacaaaagaaagtacAAAACTTCAAATACCCAATGtccttaaaacaaaaacattatttttggtGAAATCAACGTTTTTTCCTCAGAATATTAAAATagattaacttttttatttgcgattttcaaaatgttacaggTGGGAGCCATGACAAagttagttattattattattattattataataataataattattattattatttatgattatattattattttttgttgttgttttattaactCTTGAGCATCAGCATTTATTGCAAcatttgattaatcatttaaataaagcaacACTCATTTGCAAAAATGACTTGAGATACAGTAAACCTGACATTTTGTCAACATTTCCCTTTTAGATGTACCGGCTTTTCATGACTATTTAATGACAACAGTATATTCTATGgagctatttatttatataaaggcAACATGCTATTGTTTCCAATATAGTTATAACAACAATGACAGCAACAGGAGTTCAATCAGaacattgttttgttcattttaaaacataataacgGTGTTTCatgttcttgtatttttttcatctttcattaaTATCTTTTAAGATCATTTATCCACTTTAACTACATTTCATCAGCACTTTTGTTCACCATCTTCACTGAAGGTCagtctgcatgtttttcttaaatgtcaaatacactattatttatctttatatctatttttgatttgtttttaaaacattgagaCACAACTttgcttatttctttttgttttatttgcttttcatGATCAGCACGTGAAGGTCTTCTGTTGCAGCTCTCTAGTGGTACTGTCTTCCCAGAGAGGACACCACCACGGACAGGAACTTCTGGAAAGCTGCCTGGACTTCACCAGTGAACTCTTTACCCAACTGAGCAGCAACCACAACGGTCAGACAGTCGGCCAGGAGCTGCAACACAACAAGCATCAGAAACATCAACGACATGAAAGGTTGGTCGGTCTTTGAGTTGTTGTTTGAGAAGATCATCAGCTTTCATTAGATCCTCATCTTTACCTTGAAATTGTCGGGGTCCACGTGCAGTTTCTCGGAGTGCAGCACGCTCAGCTCTGTGTAGGTTCCCTTGATGTCGTCCATGTTCTTCACAGCCCGGTCCAGACCGTGGAGGATAGTTGTTCCGTGTTTTGCAACCATCGGGTTTCCCATGATTGCAGCGGCGTTGTAGAGGTTTCCAAAGTTGCCGAAATACCTCTGAGTCCAGGGGTAGACGACCAGACACCTGAGGAACAAACATGAATGTTAAAGGGTTGGATGTGGAGATGAAATCTATGAAATGAACATTATATTATCGGAAGCACATTATCCAAATTACAAGATAGTGTTATGGTTAAGTATTGTATCTCAAGCACACATTGTTAATGCAGAGTTAGGACTCACCTGGAGAGAGCTGCAGGGCCCACGGTCTCATAGTTCATCTTGGAGAAGATGTCCGCGATGGTGGCGCGCTCGAAGTCTGTCCATTCAACCATTCTGCCGGCTCTAGATTGTCCTGTACGTGTCAGTAAATGCTGTGCTGTCAGACAACAGACGCAACTTTTAAAGCCACCCAGCTCTCCTCCCAAAAGCATGTGATTGGGAGGACACAGGCCAAGTTCTGTGTTATAGATTTGCACCAATGATAGCAGATGGGCGTATCTTCTCCGCCTAGATTAGTTATCTCTGAGACAGAAGAAATAGGAATAGCCTGGCTGTAAAGTATAGCTACCCTTCAGCAGCTGTATCTGATAGATACAACCACTGTAAAAAACCgagatgaaagaaaacatgccaGTGTGTTACCCAGAGACGGACAATGGCTCAATAACAGCCTCCGTCAGTGTGCAGAACAGCGGGGGCCTCGGACAGCTCCCACCTCCTCGGAGGCCTCAGCATCAGCACCTCGGACAGCGAGCTTTAAATTTATCTGCACAATGTTGAACGATCTCCTGAATCACTTCTGTCGAACATTAGTATACGTTTGTTTTCACAGCATAACTCTcaatctaaaatacattttaaatgtcaaagtagAAGCTTACGACAAACTGAATATGATGTTTAAAGttgaaacgcacacacacacaaacatgaatatGAGTAATATGTCAATAGGATTAGCTCTTCATttgtgcaattaaaaaaatacaatatatatgtgGTATACAGTGCTAAtgctgtatttaatatttaaattcagCATCTTTCCTACCCCACAATAGTTCACTATATTTCAAAAGGAAATCTTTAAGTAGTCTAATAtcaatttctgtatttaattacaGTTTTCAGGTTCTGCTTAGTTGCTATTTTATACTTCCATCCACTAAACTTTGAAGGCAAATATTGTAGTCCTACTTTTTACTCAACgatatttatttgaaaacttTGGTTGCTTTGCAGATGCAGATTATTAATGAAAAACCAACTAATCAATGATACAATAGATTAATCTACCCAGcattataaagtcattaaaatcaGCCCCACCTTTACCAATAATGGACACTTTataatatcaacatttttaacacaGTGATATATATAATCATGAATCTGAAATGGGGCATTTTTACTgctacttttggtactttaagtacatgTCGATGCTAATACTTatggacttttactttttaagaatATTCATTCTCCACTGTTTGAtagaaacttttaaaaaggaTTTCTAAAGCATACAATCATGAATGctgatgatttaaaaagatTGCGTCAAA is a window encoding:
- the LOC129114344 gene encoding hemoglobin subunit beta-like, which codes for MVEWTDFERATIADIFSKMNYETVGPAALSRCLVVYPWTQRYFGNFGNLYNAAAIMGNPMVAKHGTTILHGLDRAVKNMDDIKGTYTELSVLHSEKLHVDPDNFKLLADCLTVVVAAQLGKEFTGEVQAAFQKFLSVVVSSLGRQYH